ACAGCTAAGTGATTCTGAGCAGTTACTTCCCTTTGGGACTATTTCTGAATAGGATATTTTTTGGTTTTAGAGTTTGCTTGAATAAAAAAAATGCAATCTCCTTTCTCCCACTTTAGAACACACGTGAGACTGCTCAGGCTATTAAGGGTATGCACATCCGTAAAGCTACCAAGTATTTGAAGGATGTGACTCTGAAGAAGCAGTGTGTTCCCTTCCGTCGCTACAATGGTGGGGTTGGCAGATGTGCCCAGGTATGCAGTTGAGTTTACTGGATTTACTAATTGGATTGTTGGGTTTCTTCTTGGGGGAGGTGCTGGCAACAGCCACTGGCATTGTGGTGCATATAATACTGTATCTCAAAGGGATAAAACCTTTGTCCTCTCATGATGAGGACATtgaatggaaaataaataatgGTAACATGAATTGGTGAAACTAGTGGTTGTTGAGTGTTGGCTGAGATTGGAAGTAGAATGTAGCTTTGTAAAGTCACAAGAGTTATGTAATGAGTGTGGATTAGTCAGTTGCAAGactacaaacaaataaaatagtaatattcAGTGCGCACCTCCATGTCCAAAGCCAATGCATACCTGCATGTGAAATACTCTatggggccccctggtggcacagcgagtCAGTTcgaaaatttgcaaatgctagtagatcaataggtactgctttggcagcaaggtaaatggtgctccatgcagtcatgccggccacatgacctaagaaacgtctacggacaacgctggctcttcggcttagaaattgagatgagcaccacccctcagagttggatacTCATCTGTGCGCCCACCACCTTCAGTTGAATAGAGATATGCAATGGCCAAAAAAGGAGGATGAGTGTAAGCAAACTTACACATAAGTCACTAATAGAATGCCAGCTTGTGTGTAAAATATTGAAGCCATAATAAGTTACCTATTGTGAATGGCTTCAGTGGCCTTTATAGTAAAAGATGTGATAAATATCTGAAGTTCATGAAAGTATGTGGTTGCAGTCGAGAAGTGTATTCACTGCTCAGTGCATTAGTACTAGTTTGTTCATACTAGAAATATCAAAGTAAAATACTGTTGTGTGTACACTGTTCTGTTGTCCCCATTGTTCAGTTTGCTGGACACATATGGGATATAATTTCATTACTTTCTGTATTTCTCTCATGTTCTCATGCATATGCATGAGTCAGGTTGCTGTGATGACTTTCTTAGGACACCTTTGGATTAACCATGAAAAGAAAGTTTAGGTCTGAGCAGCCTATATAACCATatagagcaggcacgggcaaactttggccctccagtgaTTTGGACCTCaattcccaaaattcctaacaaccggctgttaggaattgtgggagttgaagtccaacacatcagagggccgaagtttgcccatgcctgatagagAGTAAAAAGATGGACGCTGTTATTTGGAAGACAACTCACATTAAATTCTTCATTTTGTAGGCCAAGCAGTGGGGCTGGACTCAGGGGCGCTGGCCTAAGAAGAGTGCAGAGTTCCTCCTGCACATGCTCAAAAATGCAGAGAGCAATGCTGAGCTCAAGGTAAAATTAAGCACATGAAAACTTGTTATGGTTCAGGCCTCATTTCAACAGACATGCTACCATTTATCTTAAGTTCTGTGGTTCCTCGGAACTATTGTTTGTATTAATTGTGGATCTGGCTGATAGAAAGGATAGTCTTAACTCTGAAGTATTGTATATCTAGAAGTGTGATGCCTGATAGAATTATGGCCAGGTCTGGTACTTAAGATGATCATTAAGCAAAGAACGTTGGTGATTAAACTGGGAGCTTTCTGAACTTGTGCTTCACTGCTAAGCTGTGGAGCTTCCTTAATTTTTGCTAAGATGGGGCAAATAGAACAAAATTGAATGAATCGAAACTGTTGGAACAGGCAACAAGCAAGGGCAGCTCACTCTTAAGAGAGGTTTTGGGAAGATGAGAGTATGAAAGCTGGGCTTATGGAAGACAGAGGGTGAATTGAGTTCATGGGAAGGATTAAAACCCTATAATGATCTTCAGTGGCAATGATGACTATCTTAGGACACCTTTGGAATCACCATGAAACAAATGCAAATTCTGAGCCACTGTTCACATTTCTAATTGAAAATATTTGCCATTTGTACATTAATTGTGCTATTCCTTATTTAATTTTGCTACTAATGTAATTGGTTAATTCTAAGTTCATtcctatttttatatatttagctttatttttgttttaaattattgacTATTGCGAGTTCTAAGAAGTATGACGCAGGAAATAATAATACTCAAACATGGTTATGGGAATGACTGTAAACTAGATAAAGCTTTGTAAAGATGTAATGAGAATTTCTAAAACTGTTTCTCCATAGGGCCTGGATGTCGATTCTCTGGTTATTGAACACATTCAGGTTAACAAAGCTCCCAAAATGCGCAGGCGGACGTACAGGGCTCATGGCCGCATCAATCCCTACATGAGTTCTCCCTGCCACATTGAAATGATCTTGACAGAGAAGGAACAGATTGTCCCGAAGCCGGAAGAGGAAGTTGCTCAGAAGAAGAAGGTATGGAACTTTTTGGCATTTCTGCCCCAGGGAGTCTGTTATCGGGGtgtaaatacaaaataatattttgacagGATTAAGATTTGATTGAAATCTCTCCCCCCGTCCCCAAGTAATAAAAATCAGTCTAATAAGTTTGTTCAGTCCTATGTATTTTTCTCAGAACTGCTATATGATCCTTGCTTCCAGGTATCTCTTCCCTTTAGAAAGTGCAGCATAAGTTATACTTAGATGGCGAGGGACACTATTCTGGTACAGTTGTGAATAGGCACAGTTAGTATGCAAACTTTAATTTAAATTGACATTCAGATTTTCTCAGTCAAATACATACTTAACGgctaaaacatgatattttactGTGCAAAGTCTTACTTGTTACCTATTGTTGCAGGacttttgtcccccccccccctccccccagactAGACACAGTGAGGTCTAAATACAGTTAGACCCACTTTGAAATATACCCATTCATTAATTGGGTTTCCCTACAGGTTGACTCACCGTTCAGTgcttgattcagtgggtctgttACAGTTATACATAACTTAATAGAATTCTGTGGCATGAAAGGTCTCTCATTGCAAATGGCAAAATACATTATTGTTAccattatttctaatatttttccaGACCAGTGGAATATATTGTATTGTGAAAGTATTTGatatttttgtaattttaaatGCTGTGAACACACTGAATTGTTGCTTTTTTCTCATTCCCACAGATATCTCAAAAGAAACTGAAAAAGCAGAAATTGATGGCTCGGGAATAAATATTCAGTTaacaaacacaaataaaatttGTGAACTTCAcgtttgttttctgttttattttagaaaaaggTTATGCAATTACCACTATTTTTTCTTCTGATTCTATAGTAGATTTTAAAAAGGCATTCTAAAATATGCAGTATTCTTTGAATGATTCtgttttttgtaatattttctatttgtcatggCATTACAGTTACATACTGCCTTTCCACATGGCTCTCTAGTTCATTGTGAATTTGGTTGTATTATAACGCAGTTTACCTGTGTGCGGAATATGGGTTTATAATAAGTGTGTGGACTGGCCAAATGTCAGTTGGCCATCCATTGTGGCAGCGTATTTGATGGGACAGATGCTGACAAATACCATTTTAAACCAGGGATGTCACAATGGTTTTTCAGCTTTAATATAATGGCTTGTTATTAGCATATGCAGAATGAGAAGGGGGCATTCTCTGGTGTGAGTAATGCAAATTAGACACCTCTTGTAAGAAGCAAAACATAATGTGCTGTTGAATCCAAATGCCATGGAGCATGATTTGACATTTTGGGTTGCAGAGAAACTATGATTTCAGCAAATGATAATAATTCACCCCATTCAGATacaggccccctctacactgtcatataaaatacagatgatctgctttaaactggattatatggcagtgtagaaggggcctcataaaccagttcaaagcagataatgtgtattatctgctttgataatctagattatatggcattgtagaagaggCCACAGTGTGGAATTGGCTATGCCGACATTAAAATAAAGTGtgcacagaatgggggacaatgcctggctcgagagcagtacatgtgaaaaagatcttggagtccttgtggacaacgaGTTAAACATGAACGAACAATGTGATGCttcagctaaaaagccaatgggattttggtctgcataaatagaagtatagtgtctagatccaggaaagtcatgctatccctctattctgccttggttagaccacacctggaatactgtgtccaattctgggcatcacaattgaagagagatattgacaaactggaatatgtccagaggagggtgactaaaatgatcaaaggtctggagaacaagccctatgaggagtggcttaaagagctgggcatgtttggcctgcagaagagaagactaagaggagacatgatagccatgtataaatatgtgaggggaagtcatagggaagagggagcaagcttgttttctgcttccctggagattaggacgcagagcaatggcttcaaactacaggaaagaagatgccacctgaacattaggaatagtGGAATTCTACCCCGAAGTGTACTGGAGGCtcctatggaagcttttaaacagaggctggatggctatctgttggtgttttgaatgtggttttcgtgcttggcagggggttggattggatggcccatgaggtctcttccaactcttatgattctatctgcccattgatgttgccataccgggtgacagtcacattgaggaaaaacaatatgaaaactcagccgctatcaagacctcaaaatcgaactacaaaggctggcgtaaaccagtacaggtggtcccagtggtcattggcgcactgggtgccgtgccagaagatctcagccggcatttggaaacaaacatCGATagaaatcacgatctgtcaactgcaaaaggccatcttacttggatctgcgcgcatcattcaaaaatacatcacaaagtcctagacgcttgggaagtgttcgacttgtgattttgtgatacgaaatccagcatagatctcgtttgctgtgacatactgtgcttttgtgtcaataataataataataatacagtcccaaatgcttgggaagtgtttgatttgtgtttttgtgatacgaaatccagcatttatatcttgtttgctgtgtcatactgtggttttgtgtcagtagaataataatttatttatttgttgttgttcattcgttcagtcgtctccgactcttcgtgacctcatggaccagcctacgccagagctccctgtcggccgttaccacccccagctccctcaaggtcagtccagtcacttcaaggatgctatccatccatcttgcccttggtcggcccctcttccttttgccttccactttccccagcataattgtcttctctaggctttcctgtctcctcatgatgtggccaaagtacttcaactttgtctctagtatctttccctccagtgagcagtcgggctttatttcctggaggatggactggttggatcttctcgcagtccaaggcactctcagaactttcctccaacaccacagctcaaaagcatcgatcttccttcgctcagccttccctaaggtccagctctcacatccgtaggtgactacagggaataccatggctttgactaggcggatctttgttgccagtctgatgtctctactcttcactattttatcgagactggacattgctctcctcccaagaagtaagcgtcttctgatttcctggctacagtctgcatctgcagtaatctttgcacctagaaatacaaagtctgtcacggcctccacggtttctccctctattttccagttgtcaatcattcttgttgccataatcttggtttttttgacgtttagctgcaacccggcttttgcgctttcttctttcaccttgattagaaggctcctcagctcctcctcgctttcggccatcagagtggtgtcatctgcatatctgaggttgttaatgtttcttccagcaattttcaccccagctttgcattcatccagccccgcacatcgcatgatgtgttctgcatacaagttaaaaaggttgggtgagaggatgcagccttgccgtacgcctttcccaatcttgaaccagtctgttgttccgtggtcagttctgactgttgcttcttggtccttgtacagattcctcaggagagagacaaggtggcttgggatgcccatcccaccaaggacttgccacaatttattatgatccacacagtcaaaggctttagaatagtcaatgaagcagaagtagatgtttttctgaaactccctgcctttctccattatccagcggatattggcaatctggtctctcgttcctctgccttttctaaacccagcttgaacatctggcaactctcgctccatgtattgctggagtcttccttgcaggatcttgagcattaccttactggcatgagaaataagggccactgtacggaagttggagcagtctttcgcatttcccttttttggtatggggatataagttgattttttccagtctgatggccattcttgtgttttccatatttgctggcaaatggcatgcatcaccttgacagcatcatcttttaagattttaaacagttcagctgggatcccgtcgtctcctgctgccttgttgttagcaatgcttcttaaggcccattcaacctcactcctcaggatgtctggttctaattcattcaccacaccgtcaaagctatcctcgatattgttatccttcctatacagatcttctgtatagtctcgccaccttctcttgatctcttcagcttctgttaggtccctgccatctttgtttcttatcataccaatttttgcctgaaatttacctccaatgtttctaattttctggaagaggtctcttgtccttcctagtctgttgtcttcttccacttccatgcattgcttatttaaaaatagttccttatctcttctggctaacctctggaattgcgcatttaactgggcacatctccccttttcactgtttccttttgctttcctcctttcttgggctacttccagtgtctcagcagacaaccattttgccttcttggttttctttttctttggaacgtactttgttgccgcctcctgaacaatgtcgcggacttctgtccatagttcttctgggactctgtttactaaatctagtccttcaaatctgttcttcacttccactgtatattcgctaggaatgttagttagatcatatctaactggtctgtgtattttccctgatctctttagttttattctaaattgggcaataagaagttcgtgatctgagctacagtcagccccaggtcttgttttcaccgactggatggatgtccgccacctttggctgcaaaggatgtagtcaatctgatttcggtgttgaccatctggtgaggtccatgtataaagccgtcttttaggttgttggaagagagtatttgttatacacagcgagttttcctggcagaattctatcagcctgcgtcccgcttcattttgttctcccagaccatgcttgcctgtgatcccagttgtcatttgacttcccaccttggcattccagtctcctgtaatgaaaataatgtctctttttggtgtattatccagtaggtcctgcagatcctcatagaactgatctacttctgcttcttcagcagctgtggttggggcatatatttggatcactgtgatgttgaaaggctttccttgcactcgaattgagatcattctgtcattttttgggttatttatatcccgccctatctccttgaaggggactcagggcggtttaccaCAGATAtcaggaaacattcaatgccgtgagAAGCTGAACAAAAACAACCCCTCAAATTCCAAAAACAAATCCACATCTATatcaaaaataataacacataCTGCAagattactagtaatattatatgtaatatagaatatgcaattatattatattgtactatattattataccacaatatatataatgcACTACCAGTAAATTATACTAttcatttatttggaacatttattccctgtccttctcaacctccaaaaaGGGACAcaggacggcttccaacaggcaGCTATTCGATGCCGACACATtataataacaacataaaatacaattagcacACATTATAACAACgtaaaatacaattagcatacatACATACTATTAGCATTACATTGTTGTCATTTCAATATAATACGTTGTGCATTATGTTGtagaatatataaaatacaatatattctaTTGCAACATTATTAATGCAACATCAtgcaacatcaaacaaaaagtgggcgctagaaacatcatacgaaagctgactggcacaacctggggatcacaaccagacacagtgaagacatctgcccttgcgctatgctactctgctgctgagtatgcatgcccagtgtggaacacatttcaccacactaaaacagtagatgcggctcctaatgagacatgccgcattatcacagggtgtctgcgccccacaccactggagaaattacactgcttagctggtattgcaccacctgacatctgccgggaagtagcagccaatagtgaaaggaccaaggcagagacatctccagctcatcccctgtttgggtatcagccaacacgtcaacgacttaaatcaagacatagttttcttagatctacagagacacttgctggaacacctcagcaagtgagagtccaaaagtggcaggctcaaacccagaacctcaatcaatggctgataccagatgagagactccccctgggcacacagaagactgtgtgacttgaaaggcgctgaacagactgcgctctggcaccatgagatgcagagctaatcttaagaaatggggctacagggtggaatcctcagcatgcgagtgcggagaagagcaaaccactgaccacctgctacaatgcaccctgagccctgccacatgcacaatggaggaccttcttgcggcaaccccagaggcactccaagtggccagatactggtcaaaggacatttaaccaactaccaaatttgcaaaatctgtgggtttttttctcttccttttcctttttaatctgtgtgtttgttttgctctgttagaattgtaatacaatggttgctgatgacacgataaataaaaaaataaaattaatattgacAT
This genomic interval from Anolis sagrei isolate rAnoSag1 chromosome 2, rAnoSag1.mat, whole genome shotgun sequence contains the following:
- the RPL17 gene encoding large ribosomal subunit protein uL22; the encoded protein is MVRYSLDPENPTKSCKSRGSNLRVHFKNTRETAQAIKGMHIRKATKYLKDVTLKKQCVPFRRYNGGVGRCAQAKQWGWTQGRWPKKSAEFLLHMLKNAESNAELKGLDVDSLVIEHIQVNKAPKMRRRTYRAHGRINPYMSSPCHIEMILTEKEQIVPKPEEEVAQKKKISQKKLKKQKLMARE